The following are encoded in a window of Pseudomonadota bacterium genomic DNA:
- a CDS encoding acyl carrier protein → MNPEVHLQVQALLRRVVADPSLEVGAATRAADVEGWTSLAHIQLMVGIEQHYGIRFSLAEVNAPADVGELVALVARKAGLPSG, encoded by the coding sequence ATGAACCCCGAGGTGCACCTTCAGGTACAGGCGCTGCTGCGCCGCGTGGTGGCAGACCCTTCGCTCGAGGTAGGAGCGGCGACGCGCGCCGCCGATGTCGAGGGCTGGACATCGCTGGCCCATATCCAGCTGATGGTGGGCATCGAACAGCACTACGGCATTCGCTTCAGTCTCGCCGAGGTGAACGCGCCCGCCGATGTGGGCGAGCTTGTGGCCCTGGTGGCCCGCAAGGCCGGTCTGCCCTCGGGATGA